The following are encoded together in the Candidatus Methylomirabilota bacterium genome:
- the secE gene encoding preprotein translocase subunit SecE produces the protein MGFFERVQQFFREVLGEFKRVSWPNRAEVANSTVVVLAVVIVLAVFLAAVDMGLSWIVERILRWG, from the coding sequence ATGGGCTTCTTCGAGCGCGTCCAGCAGTTCTTCCGGGAGGTGTTGGGCGAGTTCAAGCGCGTGAGCTGGCCCAATCGGGCCGAAGTCGCGAACTCGACCGTGGTCGTGCTGGCGGTGGTGATCGTGCTTGCCGTGTTCCTCGCCGCGGTGGACATGGGGCTTTCGTGGATCGTGGAGCGGATTCTCCGGTGGGGTTAG
- a CDS encoding elongation factor Tu has protein sequence EMVMPGDNVTMTIELIQPVAMEKELRFAIREGGRTVGAGVVAEIAE, from the coding sequence GGAGATGGTGATGCCGGGGGACAACGTGACGATGACGATCGAGTTGATCCAGCCGGTGGCCATGGAGAAGGAGCTGCGGTTCGCGATTCGGGAGGGGGGGCGCACGGTGGGCGCCGGCGTCGTCGCGGAGATCGCGGAGTAG
- the rplL gene encoding 50S ribosomal protein L7/L12, whose translation MATNIDEIAEKLDSLTLLEASQLSKLLQEKWGVSAAAAVAVAAPGAGAAGGAGGGAAVEEKTEFDVVLNAAGEKKIQVIKVVRELTGLGLKEAKDLVDGAPKAVKEKVTKAESADMKKKLEEVGATVEVK comes from the coding sequence ATGGCCACGAACATCGACGAGATCGCGGAGAAGCTGGACTCGCTGACCCTTCTGGAGGCGTCCCAGCTCTCCAAGCTCTTGCAAGAGAAATGGGGCGTATCGGCAGCGGCCGCGGTGGCCGTGGCGGCGCCGGGCGCGGGGGCAGCCGGCGGGGCGGGCGGGGGAGCTGCCGTCGAGGAAAAGACGGAGTTCGACGTCGTCCTCAACGCCGCGGGCGAGAAGAAGATCCAGGTCATCAAGGTGGTGCGCGAGCTGACCGGGCTCGGTCTCAAGGAAGCCAAGGATCTCGTGGACGGCGCCCCCAAGGCCGTCAAGGAGAAGGTGACCAAGGCGGAAAGTGCGGACATGAAGAAGAAGCTCGAGGAGGTGGGGGCCACGGTCGAAGTCAAATAG
- the rplA gene encoding 50S ribosomal protein L1, which yields MPVMTKRLKATEALIDRAKPYSVEEAMDIVKKAPAAKFDETVDLSIRLGVDPKHADQMVRGAIVLPHGIGKTVRVAVFAKGEKEREAREAGADVVGAEDLVEKVQGGFMDFDSTIATPDLMGQVGRLGKVLGPRGLMPNPKLGTVTFDVARAVREIKAGKVEFRVDKAGNVHVPIGKKSFAQENLVANAMTLLEAIVKAKPAASKGVYLKSITLSTTMGPGIHVDAQRVTNQFSKKPS from the coding sequence ATGCCAGTGATGACGAAGCGGCTGAAGGCGACCGAGGCGCTGATCGACCGGGCGAAGCCCTACTCCGTCGAGGAGGCCATGGACATCGTCAAGAAGGCGCCCGCCGCCAAGTTCGACGAGACGGTGGACCTGTCCATCCGGCTCGGCGTCGATCCCAAGCACGCCGACCAGATGGTGCGCGGAGCCATCGTCCTCCCCCACGGCATCGGCAAGACGGTGCGGGTGGCCGTCTTCGCCAAGGGCGAGAAGGAGCGCGAGGCGCGCGAGGCGGGCGCCGATGTCGTGGGCGCTGAAGATCTCGTGGAGAAGGTCCAGGGCGGCTTCATGGACTTCGATTCGACGATCGCCACCCCTGACCTCATGGGTCAGGTCGGCCGTCTCGGCAAGGTGCTGGGCCCGCGCGGGCTCATGCCGAATCCCAAGCTCGGGACGGTCACCTTCGACGTGGCCCGCGCCGTGCGCGAGATCAAGGCCGGCAAGGTCGAGTTCCGCGTGGACAAGGCGGGCAACGTGCACGTGCCCATCGGGAAGAAGTCCTTCGCTCAGGAAAATCTCGTGGCCAACGCCATGACCCTCCTCGAGGCCATCGTCAAGGCGAAGCCCGCGGCCTCCAAGGGCGTCTATCTGAAGTCCATCACGCTGTCCACCACCATGGGCCCGGGCATCCACGTGGACGCCCAGCGCGTGACCAACCAGTTCAGCAAGAAGCCGAGCTAG
- the rpmG gene encoding 50S ribosomal protein L33, whose translation MRDIISLACTECQRRNYTTTKNRRTHPDRMEIKKFCKWCRKHVPHKESK comes from the coding sequence ATGCGCGACATCATCTCGCTCGCCTGCACCGAATGCCAGCGGCGGAACTACACCACGACCAAGAACCGGCGGACGCATCCCGACCGCATGGAGATCAAAAAGTTCTGCAAGTGGTGCCGGAAGCACGTGCCGCACAAAGAGTCCAAGTGA
- the rplJ gene encoding 50S ribosomal protein L10: MPTQEKVDSVATLKERLETAKTAVLTEYRGLSVQQMSELRKQLRAAAAEYKVVKNRLARLAVKDSPLDALGAHLKGPTGLVYTGQDAVPVAKALQAFVRTNPQLTIKVGMVDGKMLQPAELKALSELPSRDQLRSQIVGAIQGPLSQLVSLLRAPQRELVYVLEQRGKGGAESA, from the coding sequence GTGCCCACTCAAGAGAAAGTAGACAGCGTGGCCACGCTCAAGGAACGGCTGGAAACCGCCAAGACGGCGGTGCTGACGGAGTATCGTGGGCTCTCCGTGCAGCAGATGTCGGAGCTGCGCAAGCAGCTGAGAGCCGCCGCGGCCGAGTACAAGGTGGTGAAGAACCGCCTCGCGCGGCTGGCCGTCAAGGATTCTCCTCTCGACGCCCTGGGCGCGCATCTCAAAGGGCCGACGGGGCTCGTCTACACCGGGCAGGACGCCGTGCCCGTGGCGAAAGCGCTCCAGGCCTTCGTCCGGACCAATCCCCAGCTCACCATCAAGGTCGGGATGGTCGACGGCAAGATGCTCCAGCCCGCGGAGCTCAAGGCCCTGTCCGAGCTGCCGTCCCGGGACCAGCTGCGGAGCCAGATCGTGGGCGCCATTCAGGGTCCTCTGTCGCAGCTCGTGAGCCTGCTCCGGGCGCCCCAGCGCGAGCTCGTGTACGTGCTCGAGCAGAGGGGCAAGGGCGGGGCGGAGTCGGCCTGA
- the nusG gene encoding transcription termination/antitermination protein NusG, with the protein MSETSTSAKQWFVVHTYSGVENKVAAAIESRAKIFGLQDLFGRVIVPTEKVREIRKSKKIETEQKFFPGYLLVEMELTDDTWHLVRSTPKVTGFVGSGAKPVALPPEEVEGILKQMEEGAEKPKLKSTFQKGDKVRVIEGPFVNFQGSIDDLNPERGKLKVMVAIFGRMTPVELEYYQVERL; encoded by the coding sequence ATGAGCGAGACGAGCACGTCCGCGAAGCAGTGGTTCGTCGTCCACACCTACTCGGGGGTCGAGAACAAGGTGGCGGCGGCCATCGAGTCGCGGGCCAAGATCTTCGGGCTTCAGGACCTCTTCGGGCGCGTCATCGTGCCCACGGAGAAGGTGCGTGAGATCCGGAAGAGCAAGAAGATCGAGACGGAGCAGAAGTTCTTTCCCGGCTATCTGCTCGTCGAGATGGAGCTGACCGACGATACGTGGCACCTCGTGCGCTCGACGCCCAAGGTGACGGGCTTCGTCGGATCCGGCGCCAAGCCGGTGGCCCTTCCCCCCGAGGAGGTCGAGGGCATCCTCAAGCAGATGGAGGAGGGCGCCGAGAAGCCCAAGCTCAAGTCCACCTTCCAGAAGGGCGACAAGGTGCGGGTGATCGAGGGGCCGTTCGTGAACTTCCAGGGCTCGATCGACGACCTCAATCCGGAGCGCGGGAAGCTCAAGGTCATGGTCGCGATCTTCGGACGGATGACCCCGGTGGAGCTCGAGTACTACCAGGTGGAGAGGCTCTAG
- the rplK gene encoding 50S ribosomal protein L11: protein MAKKVQAMVKLQIPAGKANPSPPVGPALGQHGVNIMEFCKGFNAQTGSQEGLILPVVVTIFADRSFTFVVKTPPAAILLKRAAGIAKASAVPHKDKIGKVTRAQVREIAQTKLVDLNTNSIDSAMRTIEGTARSMGIDVV from the coding sequence ATGGCCAAGAAAGTCCAGGCGATGGTGAAGCTGCAGATTCCCGCGGGGAAGGCCAACCCTTCGCCCCCCGTGGGCCCCGCCCTCGGCCAGCACGGCGTCAACATCATGGAGTTCTGCAAGGGCTTCAACGCGCAGACAGGATCCCAGGAGGGCTTGATCCTCCCCGTGGTGGTCACGATCTTCGCGGACCGGTCCTTCACGTTCGTGGTCAAGACCCCGCCGGCGGCCATCTTGCTGAAGCGCGCGGCGGGGATCGCCAAGGCGTCGGCCGTGCCCCACAAGGACAAGATCGGCAAGGTGACCCGGGCGCAGGTGCGCGAGATCGCCCAGACCAAGCTCGTGGACCTGAACACGAACTCCATCGACTCGGCCATGCGCACCATCGAAGGCACCGCCCGGAGCATGGGCATCGACGTCGTCTAG